Sequence from the Sphingomonas sp. SORGH_AS_0950 genome:
AAGCTGCTGGTCCTCGACCTCGACAGCTTCGGCGGCGCGTACCCGGCCAGTCTCCAGGAGGTCGGCGACGCGATCCAGCGCTTCCGCAAGGGCGGCAAGCCGGTGCTGGCCTATGCCACCGCCTATACCGACGGCGCCTATCGCCTGGCCGCGAACGCCAGCGAGATCTGGGTCAACCCGCTGGGCGGCACGCTGTTCGCGGGGCCGGGCGGCAACCAGCTCTATTACAAGGGGCTGATCGACAAGCTGGGCGTCAACGCGCATGTCTACCGCGTCGGCAAGTTCAAGTCCTTCGTCGAACCCTATATCCGCGCCGACCAGAGCCCGGAGGCGCGCGCGGCCTCGCAGGCGCTGTACGGCACGCTGTTCGCCCAGTGGCGAGAGGGCGTCGCCAAGGCGCGGCCCAAGGCGCAGATCGACAGCTTCCTGGCCCAGCCCGACCGCGCGGTGCTGGCCGCGAACGGCAGCATCGCCGATGCGAACCTGAAGGCCGGGCTGGTCGACAGGCTGGGTGACAAGCTGGCCTTCGGCAAGCGCGTCGCCGAGATTGCGGGCGCCGATGCGAGCAAGCCTGCGGGCAGCTTCCGGACCATTTCCTACGCCGCCTGGGTTCGTGCCCATCCCCTGCCGACGCAAGGCGACGCGATCGGCGTGCTGACCATCGCGGGCAATATCGTCGATGGCGAGGCGGGCCCCGGCACCGCGGCAGGCGATACGATCGCCAAGGCGCTGCTCGACGGGCTGGCCAAGAAGAAACTGAAGGCGCTGGTCGTCCGCGTCGCCTCGCCCGGCGGCTCGGTGCTGGCCTCCGAGCAGATCCGCCAGGCGATCCTGGAGGCCAAGCGCCAGAAGCTGCCCGTCATCGTGTCGATGGGCGGCCTGGCCGCGTCGGGCGGCTATTGGGTCTCGACCCCCGCCGACCTGATCTTCGCAGAGCCGGGCACGATCACCGGGTCGATCGGCATCTTCGGGCTGATCCCCTCGTTCGAGAACACGCTGGCCAAGATCGGCATCACCACCGACGGGGTGAAGACCACGCCGCTGACCGGCCAGCCCGACGTGCTGGGCGGCTTCACCCCGATGCTCGACACGATCCTCCAGGCGGGGATCGAGAATGGCTATCGCCAGTTCCTGACCCGCGTCGCCGAGTCGCGCCACATGTCGGTGGAAAAGGTCGACACCATCGCGCAGGGCCGCGTGTGGGACGGCGGCACCGCGCGCCAGATCGGGCTGGTCGACCGGTTCGGCACCCTGTCCGACGCGATCGCCGAGGCGGCGCACCGCGCCAGGCTGGACCCCGCCAAGGTCCATGCCGAATATCTGGAGAAGAAGCCGGGCTTCGCCGCGATGCTGGCCGAAGGGTTCGACGGCGACGATGACGACACGCAGCAGGGCGGCGACGTATTCGCCATCGCGGCGGCGGAGCGTCGCGCGGTCGCGGCCCGCGCGCTGGGCGATGTCGCGCGGCTGGCGCGCGGCGGATCGGTGCAGGCGCGCTGCCTGGAATGCGGCGGCCTGGGTCCGGTGGGCTCGGTCAGCGACGAGCGGCTGCTCGACCTGCTGATCGCGCGGCTGGGGCTGTGAGTTGATCCGCCACCTCCGTTCGGCCTGAGCGAAGTCGAAGGCCGAGGGACTCCCTTGCCCCTATGTGGGGCGTGCACTTCGACTTCGCTCAGGGCGAACGGGGCCTGGGATTGTGGCCTTCCCAAAACGGCGCGCGGGAATCGGGGCTTTCCGAACGGCGCGTCCGCGCGCTAGGCAGGCCCATCGTTTCAGGAGACGCACGCCCCATGATCGCCATTCGCGCCGCCCGCCCCGATGACGCCGCCGCCATCGCCGCCATCTATGCGCCGCATGTGCTGGCGGGGGTGGTCTCGTTCGAGACGCAGGCGCCCGATGCCGATGCGATGCGCGCGCGGATGGAGGGCGCGGACGGGCTGTATCCATGGATCGTCGCCACGCTGAGCGACGAGGCGGGCCGCGAGGATGCGGTGATCGGCTATGCCTATGCTGCGCGCTTCCGCGAGCGCGAGGCGTATCGCTGGGTGGTGGAGACGACCATCTATGTCGCCGACGTGTCGCAACGCGCGGGCGTCGGACGGCTGCTCTACGAAGCGCTGGTCGACACGCTGACCGCGCAGGGCTTCACCCAGGCGATGGGGGTGATCGCGCTGCCCAATGACGGATCGATCAAGCTGCACGAGGCGGTCGGCTTC
This genomic interval carries:
- the sppA gene encoding signal peptide peptidase SppA, whose amino-acid sequence is MTDARADALPPASPLDQDFSRPGRKPGKRSGWRILKAAWRLLVGIKDFLVLAAMLLFFGLIFAALNARPGTKAITDGALLLKLDGPIVEQPETIAPLAMLSGRSVPHEYRLRDLVSAIDTARDDGRVKLLVLDLDSFGGAYPASLQEVGDAIQRFRKGGKPVLAYATAYTDGAYRLAANASEIWVNPLGGTLFAGPGGNQLYYKGLIDKLGVNAHVYRVGKFKSFVEPYIRADQSPEARAASQALYGTLFAQWREGVAKARPKAQIDSFLAQPDRAVLAANGSIADANLKAGLVDRLGDKLAFGKRVAEIAGADASKPAGSFRTISYAAWVRAHPLPTQGDAIGVLTIAGNIVDGEAGPGTAAGDTIAKALLDGLAKKKLKALVVRVASPGGSVLASEQIRQAILEAKRQKLPVIVSMGGLAASGGYWVSTPADLIFAEPGTITGSIGIFGLIPSFENTLAKIGITTDGVKTTPLTGQPDVLGGFTPMLDTILQAGIENGYRQFLTRVAESRHMSVEKVDTIAQGRVWDGGTARQIGLVDRFGTLSDAIAEAAHRARLDPAKVHAEYLEKKPGFAAMLAEGFDGDDDDTQQGGDVFAIAAAERRAVAARALGDVARLARGGSVQARCLECGGLGPVGSVSDERLLDLLIARLGL
- a CDS encoding GNAT family N-acetyltransferase, with translation MIAIRAARPDDAAAIAAIYAPHVLAGVVSFETQAPDADAMRARMEGADGLYPWIVATLSDEAGREDAVIGYAYAARFREREAYRWVVETTIYVADVSQRAGVGRLLYEALVDTLTAQGFTQAMGVIALPNDGSIKLHEAVGFRRAGVFREVGHKHGRWIDVGYWQRELAQPVPQPAEPRRFADVGVVRDPVAVKHR